A window of Candidatus Peribacteraceae bacterium genomic DNA:
GCCTGCATGGCCTTCTCGATCGCCATCTTCACGGCGCGGCGATAGGGCATGCGGCGCTCGATCTGCCCTTGGATGGTTTCGGCGATCACCGCCGCATCGGAATCGGGGCTGCGGATCTCCTTGATGTCCACCTCGAACGAGCCGCCGTATTTGCGCTCCAGCTCCTTGCGGAGCTCCTCGATGGCGGCGCCCTGCTTGCCGATGATCACGCCGGGCTTGCTGGTGTGGATGGTGACGGTGACCTTCTTCCCGCGCTCAATGTCCACGGCGCTGATCCCCGCCTCCTTGATGCGCCCCATGATGAACCGGCGGATCCGCACGTCCTGGAGGAAGAGCTCGCGGTACTTGTTCCCCTTCGCAAACCACGTGGAGGGCCACGTGTGCGTGAAGCCGAGTCGAAAGCCGTTGGGGTTCACTTTTTGACCCATAATCAGGAAGCAGAAGATGCAGAGGAAACAGAAGATATAGAGGAATCAGAGGATTTGGTGTTCTTCTTCTCCTTTGCAGAACGTACCTGTTTTACAGGTTTCTTGGCATCCTGTGAAGCAGATCCTTCGTTCTTATCCTTCCTCGGACTCTTCGGAATCCTCGGACTCTTCCCTTCGGAGGGATACCCCAGCACCAACTCGATGTGGGAGAGGAACTTGCGGAAAGGCCGTGTCTGTCCGCGCGCCTTGGGCATGCCGCGTCGGTACGCCTGGCCTTGGTTCACCACGATGGACGCGATGACCATCTGCTCCGGGTCCTGCTTCTCGTTGTGGGAAGCGTTGGCCATGGCCGAGAGGAGCAGCTTCTCCACGATGCGCGCCGCCTTCTTGTTGGTGTGCTGCAGCGCGATGACCGCCGCGGGCACCGGCATGCCGCGGACCATCCTCGCAATGAGGTTGGCTTTCTTAGGCGCGATGCGGACGGAACGGAGGTAGGCTTTCATGATGGTGAGAGCGGGCATTCCTGCCCGCGGTTATTGGTGAGGGTTATTTGGCGGGAGCGGGGGCGGCGGGAGCCGGTGTGCCGGGGACGGGAGCGACGGTGGTGGCAGCCTTGCCGCCGTGGCCTTTGAATTTTGTGGTCCAGGAAAACTCCCCCAGCTTGTGCCCCACCATCTGCTCCGTGATGTACACGGGAATGAAGTCCTTGCCGTTATGGACCGCGAAGGTGAATCCTACGAACTCGGGGGGGATGTCGCAGTCCCGCGCCCAGGTCTTCACGATCCGTTTCTCCTGCGCTTCGACCATCTTCATCACCTTGCGGAAGAGCTTGGGATCAACGTAGGGGCCTTTTTTGAGTGAGCGGGACATGGTTAGAGAGGAAGAGAACGTATACCGTATTGCGTATTTCGTATTGCGTATACGTAATACGGTATACGTAATACGTCATACGGACACGAGCCGACAATGGCGGGGGAAATTCTCATTTCTTCTTCTTACGTAAGCGTCTACGGATAATCAATGGTGAAGGCTTCCTCACGCGCCGGGTCTTCACGCCCAAGGCGGGCTTGCCCCAGGGAGTCTTGGGATGTTTGAGGCCGATGGGGCTGTGCCCCTCCCCTCCCCCATGCGGGTGATCCACCGCGTTCATGGACTTGCCGAGCACCGTGGGACGTCGGCCCTTCCAGCGGAGACGGCCGGCCTTGCCCCACGTGATGAGGTTATGTTCCGGGTTGCTCACCACGCCGATAGACGCGTAGCACTCCTTGCGCACCTTGCGGATCTCGCTCGACGGCAGTTGGATGAGGGCATAGTCCCCGTCGAACCCGAGCAGGGTGGCTGCCGTGCCGGCGGAGCGGACCACCTGCCCGCCGCGCCCGATCTGCATCTCCAGATTGTGCACGCGGTACCCCACCGGGATGTGCTGCAGTTCCATGCGGTTGCCCGTCTTCACCTTGGTGCGCGAACCCGTGACCACCGTATCGCCCACCTGCAGGCCTTCCGGCGCCAGGATGTAGGACTTGGAGCCGCTGACGTAGTAGACCAAGGCCACGCGGGCGGAGCGGTTGGGATCGTACTCCAGCGCCATCACCTTTCCCGGCACGCCGCGGTGGTCGATCTGCTTGAAATCCACGAAGCGGTACAGCCTCTTGTGCCCGCCTCCGCGGTGGCGGATGGCCACCCTCCCCCTGCTGTCGCGGCCGCAGATGCGGTTCTTGCCGGCGACGAGGCTCTTCTCCGGCCCCCGTTTGCTGAGGCCGCTGAAGTCGGCGATCGTCATCTGACGTCGTCCGGGAGTCGTTGCTTTGGGCTTCTTGAGAGGCATGGATCAGAATGAGAGAGAAGGCAAATTATGCGGCTGAACCGAAGGTGGAGAGATCGAGCGTCTTGCTCTTGGCGGAGAGGGTGACGAGCGCTTTCTTGGCGGCATGACGCTTCTCCATCACGCGCCCGTCGCCGAGTTTGCGGGTTTTCGCTTTGGTCTTGATCATGCGCACGCTCTCCACGGACACGTCATAGTAACGCTGCATGGCGTTCTTCACATCGATTTTGTTGGCATCCTGGTGCACCAGGAGCGTATGCGTGTGGCGCGGTCCGGCCGCCTTGAGGCGTTCCGATTTCTCCGTGACGACGGGGCCGAGGATGACGTGGGAGAGGTCCATTATTTGGAGGATGCAGAAGATGCAGAGGAAGCAGAGGTAGCAGAGGAAGCAGAAGATGCAGACGACGTCTTGGTCGTCTTGCTGGAAGAAGCTTTCTTTTCCGCACTCCTCTGGCTCTTCTGCTTCTTCTGCATCTTCTGATTCTTCTCCTCAGAAGCACTCTCCACCTTCACCCGCACATTCCGGCGAACGAACACCTCCACCGCCTTCTCCACCGCCCCCTTCATGAAGATCACATGGCGGGCGGTGAGGATGTCGAGGGGATTGAGATACGCGGCGAGGAGCGTTTTGACGCCCGGGATGTTGCGCGTGGAGAGGGTGAGAGCCTTGTGCGGCGCGGCCGTGACGATGAGGGTGCGGCGGCCTTGCTCCACGGGCAGCTTGCCCAGGAGGTGCATGGCCTCTTTGGTCTTGATGGTCTCGGGGTACGCCTCCAAGCCGATCACCGCCCCGCGCTTCGCCTGGAAGGAGAGGCACGCGCACAATGCGGCGCGGCGCATGGACTTGGGCATTTCCTTCGTGAAGTTCCGCTCCTTCTTGGGTCCGAACGCCTTGCCGCCGCCGCGCATCACGGGGCTGCGGATGGGACCGCGGCGGGCGCGTCCCGTGTGCTTCTGTCCGTAGACCTTGCGTGTGGAACCCACCACCTCGCTTCTGCTCTTGGCATGGGCGATGGGGGAACGCGCGTTGCTGCGCTGCATCACCATCGCCTGGTGCATGAGCCCTCTGTTCACCGGGGCTGCAAACAGCTCCGCGGGAAGCTCCATGGTTCCCGTCTTCTGGCCGGTGGCGGAGTACACATCGACGTTCATGGGGGGGGTCAGGCTTTGGCCTCGGGGGAAGATTCCTTGGTGACGAAGACGGTTGCGCCGTTGGGCCCGGGAACGGGACCCTTGACGGCGATCATGCCGTTGGGGAGGTCGGCGGCGACGATGGCGCGATGCTTGACGGTGACGTTCTCCAGCCCCATATGCCCCGCCATGGGGTGCCCCTTGAGCACGCGGCCCGGCTGGGTGCGCATGCCGATGGACCCCGGTTCGCGCTTGAAGTGCGATCCGTGGCCTCCGGGACCCCCGGAGAAGTGGTGCCGGCGCATCACGCCCTGGAATCCCTTCCCCTTGGACGTCCCCGAAATGGTGACGACGGTGTTCTCGGGCAGGATCTCGGCCGTAAGCGTCTTGCCCGCCTCCAGCCCCTCCAGCGTTTCCACTTTCCATTCCTTCTGCACGCTGTAGCGCACGTTCGCCTTGCCCTTGCGGCTCTTCCACGGCTTGGCGCCCACGCCCAGCACCACCGCCTCGTACCCGTCCTTCTCCTTGGTCTTGGTGCGCACGATCACGTTGGGATCCACTTTGAGGTACGTCACGGGAACAGCCTCCCCGCTGGGGAGGAAGACGCGCGACATGCCGACTTTTTTGGCGATGAGGCCTTGCATAGGGCTTGGAGGTTCTTGGGCTCGCTTGTTCCTTTAAAGGAAGGCGAACCGGGAACGTAAGCGATCAACACCCGATTCCCTGAGAAATCAGGTGAAGCGGGGGGAGTTTAGAAAGGTTTTGGGTGGACGTCAAACGCATTTTCACCATTCGTTCCTTCCTTACATAGGGGGACAGAACGAAAACGATCTTCAAATCATCTGCTGCTCCTCCCGCCGCTCCGCCGTGAGGAACGGGAACGCCGCAACCACGATACCGCTCAGGAGGGGCTCCGGCACCCCCAGGATGAAGAACCCGCTCACGAGAATAAGGAGGAAGAAGAGGAGAAGAAGTAAGCGACGGAGCGAAGTATTGGCATCGCCTTGCACTTCTTCCGCCGACGCACGCGTCTCGCTGCGCCACTCCCGCCACTGCTCCGTCCAGGATTCCATTTCTTCGAACGGCAGGGGAAGGAAGCGCAGAAGGGTGACCAGGTGCAATCCGGCCGCGCAGAGCGCCATGCCCGCGATGAGCGCGCTCACGCTGCCGATGCGCCGGAGCTCCTCCCCGAACAGAAAGAAGAAGAGTTGCCAGAAGCCGGAGAGCGCCACCAGGCACAGGAACCAGGCGTACAGCACGGCGCGCCAGGGACGGTTGGGCTGGAAGGAAGTAAGGCCGAAGAAGAGCGCGACCGCCGGCAGGATGAGGAGTGCGAGGAACGTGGGGAGCGGCAACGGGAGCGCCGTCTGCAGGAGCAGGAGCAGGTAGAGTGAGAGGACGGTCCACAGGAGCAGCGTCCGCTCCGTGAGCCGCGGCAGCACGCGCGTGCGGAACGAGAGGGCATACACGAGCAGGAAGCCGGCCGTGCCCCACCGGAGGCGGCTGAGGGCTTCCGCCTCCGTGGTGCCGGGGAGGAGGGCGAAGAGGAGCACGAGCGCCGCCACCCCCAGGCACGCCCACAGCGCACGGCGCTGCGGCGGCGCGGCTATGCCGGAACGCCAGGCGATGAGCGCCGCTTCGGCCGTGATGCCGAGGAAGAAAGCGAGCGAAACGGACAACCCTGCATTCATGGAGGAAAGGATACCGTCCTTCACCCTTCCGCGCACCGTCCATCTTCCGCCCCGTGCTCACGCCTGCGGATACGGCCATCGGACCCTTCAAGTCCTGTACGACTGCGGGTATTCTTCCCTCCATGGACCCCATACGTTTGGAGAAAGCCAAGAAGATCCGTGATGCCGGCGGCACTCCGTACGCCGCTACGTTCCCCCGCACGCACCGCCTCGAAAAGGCGAAGCAAGCGGCGGACGGTACACAGGTGGCCGTGGCCGGCCGGGTGGTGTTGTGGCGCGACATGGGAAAAGTGACGTTCGCGCAGCTGCAGGATTTTTCCGGCAGGATGCAGGTGGCGTTCCGTGTGGACGCCCTGGGGCAGGAGCAGTACGACCGTGCGCTGGCATTGGCGGATTTGGGCGATTTCCTCGGCGTGAAGGGCGAGACGTTCCGCACCAAAACCGGCGAGCAAACCGTCCTGGTGAAGGAATGGACGGTGCTCAGCAAAGCCTTGCGCCAACCCCCGGAAAAATGGCACGGGATCGCGGACCAGGAGACAGCATGGCGCCAGCGCTACCTGGACTTGATGAGCAACCGCGAGACCCTGGACCGCTTCGTCTTCCGCAGCGCGTTCATCCGGAAGCTGCGCGAGTTCTACTGGTCGCGGGACTTCACGGAGGTGGATACGCCCGTCCTCGTGAACGCCGCGTCGGGAGCGCTTGCCGAGCCGTTCTCCACGCACCACAACGCATATGACATGGACGTATACCTGCGCATTGCGCCGGAGACATTCCTCAAGGAGGCGCTGGTGGGCGGGTTCGAGCGCGTGTTCGAGGTGGCGCGCTGTTTCCGTAACGAAGGCTTAGACCCCAGCCACCTCCAGGATTTCACCATGGTGGAGCACTACGCCGCGTACTGGGACTACACCCACAACATGGCCTTCACGGAAGAAATGCTCTCCTCCATCCTCAAA
This region includes:
- the rpsC gene encoding 30S ribosomal protein S3, whose product is MGQKVNPNGFRLGFTHTWPSTWFAKGNKYRELFLQDVRIRRFIMGRIKEAGISAVDIERGKKVTVTIHTSKPGVIIGKQGAAIEELRKELERKYGGSFEVDIKEIRSPDSDAAVIAETIQGQIERRMPYRRAVKMAIEKAMQAGAIGVKVTVSGRLNGAEIARDDLFKEGNVPLQTLRANIIHAKRHAITKFGTIGVQVWVYSGMVFKKIQQVQSASLKNTPSE
- the rplV gene encoding 50S ribosomal protein L22, with amino-acid sequence MKAYLRSVRIAPKKANLIARMVRGMPVPAAVIALQHTNKKAARIVEKLLLSAMANASHNEKQDPEQMVIASIVVNQGQAYRRGMPKARGQTRPFRKFLSHIELVLGYPSEGKSPRIPKSPRKDKNEGSASQDAKKPVKQVRSAKEKKNTKSSDSSISSVSSASSAS
- the rpsS gene encoding 30S ribosomal protein S19, translating into MSRSLKKGPYVDPKLFRKVMKMVEAQEKRIVKTWARDCDIPPEFVGFTFAVHNGKDFIPVYITEQMVGHKLGEFSWTTKFKGHGGKAATTVAPVPGTPAPAAPAPAK
- the rplB gene encoding 50S ribosomal protein L2, with the translated sequence MPLKKPKATTPGRRQMTIADFSGLSKRGPEKSLVAGKNRICGRDSRGRVAIRHRGGGHKRLYRFVDFKQIDHRGVPGKVMALEYDPNRSARVALVYYVSGSKSYILAPEGLQVGDTVVTGSRTKVKTGNRMELQHIPVGYRVHNLEMQIGRGGQVVRSAGTAATLLGFDGDYALIQLPSSEIRKVRKECYASIGVVSNPEHNLITWGKAGRLRWKGRRPTVLGKSMNAVDHPHGGGEGHSPIGLKHPKTPWGKPALGVKTRRVRKPSPLIIRRRLRKKKK
- a CDS encoding 50S ribosomal protein L23; its protein translation is MDLSHVILGPVVTEKSERLKAAGPRHTHTLLVHQDANKIDVKNAMQRYYDVSVESVRMIKTKAKTRKLGDGRVMEKRHAAKKALVTLSAKSKTLDLSTFGSAA
- the rplD gene encoding 50S ribosomal protein L4; translated protein: MNVDVYSATGQKTGTMELPAELFAAPVNRGLMHQAMVMQRSNARSPIAHAKSRSEVVGSTRKVYGQKHTGRARRGPIRSPVMRGGGKAFGPKKERNFTKEMPKSMRRAALCACLSFQAKRGAVIGLEAYPETIKTKEAMHLLGKLPVEQGRRTLIVTAAPHKALTLSTRNIPGVKTLLAAYLNPLDILTARHVIFMKGAVEKAVEVFVRRNVRVKVESASEEKNQKMQKKQKSQRSAEKKASSSKTTKTSSASSASSATSASSASSASSK
- the rplC gene encoding 50S ribosomal protein L3, which produces MQGLIAKKVGMSRVFLPSGEAVPVTYLKVDPNVIVRTKTKEKDGYEAVVLGVGAKPWKSRKGKANVRYSVQKEWKVETLEGLEAGKTLTAEILPENTVVTISGTSKGKGFQGVMRRHHFSGGPGGHGSHFKREPGSIGMRTQPGRVLKGHPMAGHMGLENVTVKHRAIVAADLPNGMIAVKGPVPGPNGATVFVTKESSPEAKA